In Liquorilactobacillus hordei DSM 19519, the following proteins share a genomic window:
- a CDS encoding heavy metal translocating P-type ATPase, whose translation MKREDYAIDGMVCASCSLTIEKAVGKLAGVADVSVNLTTEKMNVAYDTRALDEQKIISAVSDAGYGAKLLAGTFSEIEQQTDKKTRQLDKLWLQFIYSAIFTIPLLYIAMGSMIGLWLPSFIQPASNPKVFVMIELLLVLPVIILNLDYFKIGFKTLIRGHPNMDSLVALGSGAALIYSFFGTIQVFMGNYSYSDTLYYEAAGTILTLITLGKYFETVSKGKTSTAIKKLLDLTPKTANVIINGQGKEISLADVKLENIVIVRPGQKIPVDGQIIEGNSTVDESLLTGESMPVTKKIGDDVFAGSLNQSGTFELKVTKNQKETVLAQIIKLVENAQAQKAPIAKIADKVSAIFVPVVITLALLAGLGWYFIGGESFSFSLTIMIAVLVIACPCALGLATPTAIMVGTGKGADNGVFFKSGTALESLQNVQTIVLDKTGTITTGIPSVTDIVSFNNFTKQSVLELATALEYNSEHPLAKAIMMYAKEYNVNAMKTSNFQLVEGKGIQAVVDSSTASLGNESLMEVNKINILPQVKLQVDKLALQGKTPLLLALDTRLVGIIAISDPVKNSSRAAISKLQDAGLEVIMMTGDNKKTAAAIAKQVGIKVVKSEVMPADKAQNIQALQASGKLVSMVGDGINDAPALAQADVGIAIGSGTDVAVAAADIVLFNSNLLDVVTAYRLSRVTIRNIKENLFWAFAYNILGIPVAMGGLFLFGGPLLNPMIAGAAMSFSSVSVLLNALRLRSFKSSEEM comes from the coding sequence GTGAAAAGAGAAGATTACGCAATCGATGGGATGGTGTGTGCTTCATGTTCACTGACAATTGAAAAGGCAGTTGGTAAGTTAGCGGGAGTTGCCGATGTTAGCGTGAATTTGACAACTGAAAAGATGAATGTGGCATACGATACGAGAGCGTTAGATGAACAGAAAATTATTTCAGCAGTCAGCGATGCAGGTTATGGTGCAAAACTACTTGCCGGAACTTTTTCTGAGATAGAACAGCAGACAGATAAAAAGACAAGACAATTGGACAAATTATGGCTACAATTTATTTACTCTGCTATCTTCACAATCCCACTTTTATATATTGCGATGGGATCAATGATAGGACTCTGGCTGCCAAGTTTTATACAGCCTGCTTCTAACCCCAAGGTTTTTGTAATGATTGAATTGTTGTTAGTATTGCCTGTAATTATTTTAAATCTTGACTATTTTAAAATCGGATTCAAAACCTTAATACGGGGACATCCAAACATGGATTCGCTTGTTGCACTTGGATCTGGAGCAGCATTAATTTATAGTTTCTTTGGCACAATTCAAGTTTTTATGGGTAATTATAGTTATTCTGACACACTTTACTATGAAGCGGCAGGTACTATTTTAACGTTAATTACACTGGGAAAATATTTTGAAACTGTTTCTAAGGGGAAAACTTCAACAGCAATAAAGAAGTTGTTAGATTTAACGCCTAAAACCGCAAATGTCATAATTAATGGTCAAGGAAAAGAAATTTCTTTAGCTGATGTAAAGCTTGAAAATATTGTTATTGTTCGTCCAGGACAAAAAATCCCAGTTGATGGACAAATTATTGAAGGAAATTCTACTGTTGATGAATCTTTATTAACTGGCGAAAGCATGCCCGTGACAAAGAAAATTGGAGACGATGTATTTGCGGGAAGCTTGAATCAAAGTGGAACATTCGAACTTAAGGTTACAAAGAACCAAAAAGAAACAGTCTTGGCTCAAATTATTAAATTAGTAGAAAATGCACAAGCTCAAAAAGCTCCGATTGCAAAAATCGCGGATAAGGTATCTGCAATTTTTGTCCCAGTTGTAATTACTCTAGCATTGTTAGCTGGGCTTGGTTGGTACTTTATTGGGGGTGAATCTTTTAGTTTTTCGTTGACGATTATGATTGCTGTGTTAGTAATTGCTTGTCCTTGTGCACTTGGGTTAGCGACACCAACTGCAATAATGGTTGGAACAGGAAAAGGGGCAGATAACGGGGTATTTTTTAAGAGTGGAACAGCCCTTGAATCACTTCAAAATGTTCAAACCATTGTGTTAGATAAGACGGGGACAATTACGACGGGAATTCCAAGTGTTACTGATATTGTGTCTTTTAATAACTTTACAAAACAGTCGGTATTGGAACTTGCTACAGCATTAGAGTACAATTCTGAACATCCTCTTGCAAAGGCAATTATGATGTATGCCAAGGAGTATAATGTGAATGCAATGAAAACTTCAAATTTTCAATTAGTGGAGGGAAAAGGCATTCAGGCTGTTGTGGATAGTAGTACTGCTAGTTTAGGAAATGAATCGTTGATGGAAGTAAATAAGATAAATATATTGCCACAGGTAAAGTTGCAGGTAGACAAATTAGCATTACAAGGGAAAACACCGTTACTACTAGCACTTGATACACGATTAGTCGGAATTATTGCGATTTCAGATCCCGTCAAGAATTCAAGTCGCGCTGCAATTTCTAAATTACAAGATGCAGGACTTGAAGTGATTATGATGACTGGAGATAACAAAAAAACTGCGGCAGCAATTGCTAAACAAGTTGGTATAAAAGTAGTTAAAAGTGAAGTCATGCCTGCGGATAAAGCTCAAAATATTCAGGCATTGCAAGCGTCTGGAAAACTAGTTAGCATGGTGGGAGATGGAATAAATGATGCTCCTGCATTAGCACAGGCTGATGTTGGAATTGCGATTGGTTCAGGAACAGATGTAGCAGTTGCGGCAGCCGATATTGTATTATTCAATAGCAATTTGTTGGATGTTGTGACTGCGTATAGGCTCAGTAGGGTAACTATTCGCAATATTAAGGAAAATCTCTTTTGGGCCTTTGCGTATAATATACTAGGTATTCCGGTTGCGATGGGAGGATTATTTTTATTTGGTGGTCCATTGCTTAATCCAATGATTGCGGGGGCTGCAATGAGTTTTAGTTCGGTTTCAGTTTTATTAAATGCATTGCGTCTTAGATCTTTTAAATCGTCTGAAGAAATGTAA
- a CDS encoding heavy-metal-associated domain-containing protein — protein sequence MEKTYDIIGMKCDGCVKKVKRAFTGVAGVMKVDVNLHDGKAVVAGNFDEQSLQSSLADTHYSVKL from the coding sequence ATGGAAAAAACATATGATATTATAGGTATGAAGTGTGATGGGTGTGTTAAGAAGGTAAAGCGAGCCTTTACGGGAGTTGCAGGAGTAATGAAGGTTGACGTCAATCTTCATGATGGTAAGGCAGTTGTTGCTGGTAACTTCGATGAGCAAAGTTTGCAGTCTTCGTTAGCTGATACGCATTATAGTGTTAAACTATAA
- a CDS encoding M20/M25/M40 family metallo-hydrolase, translating to MVKDIHNYAENQLNDFLEYLAIPSVSAENKGIKEASDWLVKKFEQLGAKKSEKWEKKGQNPFVYAEFEGKSSKTVLFYNHYDVQPAQPLNEWQTEPFKPTFVDGKLVARGASDDKGELMARLVMVKWFQENGGLPVNLKFFVEGEEEIGSLHVDEAVKEHAEELEADACIWEGGGKNSVNRFEVISGMKGIVSFDIEAVTADVDMHSSLACFAPNAAWRLVQGLATLKDKNGRVTVEGFYDDVDELTSVEKAAVEQMDFDEEKVKRTFGLKREFITDKPAYAFVNEPTMTINGLTSGYEGEGVKTVLPKYAKAKLDCRLVPKQNPEKIVRLVEAHLRKNGFADLKVTFNLGENAFRSDSSHAFVQLAMTTAKKVYGDDQVKYVPNAAGGGPIECFGNVLKLPIVLVGVHNAASGAHAPNEHILVSDFVQGVEYLIELLQKF from the coding sequence ATGGTTAAAGATATACATAATTATGCAGAAAATCAGCTTAACGATTTTCTTGAGTATCTTGCAATTCCAAGTGTTTCTGCGGAGAACAAAGGAATTAAAGAAGCTAGTGATTGGTTAGTAAAAAAGTTTGAACAATTAGGAGCGAAGAAATCTGAAAAATGGGAAAAAAAGGGACAAAATCCATTTGTTTATGCAGAATTCGAGGGAAAGAGTTCAAAAACAGTTCTATTTTACAACCATTATGATGTGCAGCCCGCACAACCATTAAATGAATGGCAAACAGAGCCGTTTAAACCAACTTTTGTTGATGGAAAATTGGTTGCTAGAGGAGCAAGTGATGATAAAGGTGAACTTATGGCTCGCCTAGTAATGGTGAAGTGGTTTCAAGAAAACGGTGGTCTTCCTGTGAACTTGAAATTCTTTGTAGAAGGGGAAGAAGAGATTGGAAGCTTGCATGTTGATGAGGCAGTTAAAGAGCATGCAGAAGAATTAGAAGCCGACGCTTGTATTTGGGAAGGCGGTGGTAAAAACTCTGTTAATCGCTTTGAAGTTATTAGTGGAATGAAAGGAATTGTCAGTTTTGATATTGAAGCTGTTACTGCAGATGTTGATATGCATTCTTCGCTTGCGTGCTTTGCACCAAATGCAGCTTGGAGACTTGTCCAAGGATTAGCAACGTTAAAAGATAAAAATGGACGAGTTACTGTAGAGGGATTCTATGATGATGTTGACGAATTGACATCTGTAGAGAAAGCGGCAGTTGAACAGATGGATTTTGATGAGGAAAAAGTCAAAAGAACATTTGGGTTAAAGCGTGAATTTATAACAGATAAGCCAGCTTATGCTTTTGTAAATGAGCCAACGATGACAATAAATGGTCTCACTTCTGGTTACGAAGGAGAAGGAGTTAAGACAGTTCTTCCGAAGTATGCAAAAGCAAAATTAGATTGTCGTCTAGTACCCAAGCAAAATCCAGAGAAAATTGTAAGATTAGTCGAAGCGCATCTAAGAAAAAATGGTTTTGCAGATTTAAAAGTCACATTCAATCTTGGTGAAAATGCTTTTCGCTCAGATTCAAGTCATGCCTTTGTACAACTCGCCATGACTACTGCAAAGAAAGTTTATGGGGATGATCAAGTGAAATATGTGCCAAATGCTGCAGGTGGTGGACCAATTGAATGCTTTGGTAACGTGCTTAAACTGCCAATTGTATTAGTGGGAGTACATAATGCAGCCAGTGGAGCGCACGCACCGAATGAACATATTTTAGTTAGTGATTTTGTTCAGGGTGTCGAGTATCTTATAGAATTATTACAGAAATTTTAG
- a CDS encoding peptide ABC transporter substrate-binding protein translates to MKLSRVLASGGLAVVAGLFLLGTSSRNVDAATKQVLNWSEPSSLETLDPDQVDDSVGGEILRNSNEGLYVLDGNNKLKLAGASNVTVSKDEKTYTFTLRKNAKWSNGKAVVAADYVYGWRRMVTPATAAPNAYLFDGIQNAEDIMNSKKSPDTLGVKAVGKYKLVVTLDKTIPYFKKLLVIASFNPLNENAVNKYGKKYGTSSKYTLYNGPFVVKGWTGTNDKWNLQKNNYYWDKNQVKLAKINFQVTKSTTTSYNLYQSGKLDETLLSSEQARQLKNNKEFKSLEQARTTYVDYNTTRKALKNKNIRKALSYAVNRKQLVKKVLGDGSVVSKNFVPEGLTSYKGKDFAKDAQVKEASEHSKTLAKKYWKKGLKELGVKKLTLTFLSDDDDTSKNTGEFLQSQYETTLPGLTVNLSDMPKKNRITKMMNQDFDLVLTGWGAEFTDPLTYLNLMTSDNVYNFGKWNNSDYDKYVSSAKNDNASDAAGRWKAMTNATNVLDEEQPLALLYQPTSALLLKSNVKGVKYNSVGGFVWKNAYIK, encoded by the coding sequence ATGAAGTTAAGTAGAGTTTTGGCGTCAGGCGGATTAGCAGTTGTAGCAGGTCTTTTTTTACTAGGAACATCCAGTAGGAACGTTGATGCTGCGACTAAACAAGTTTTAAATTGGAGTGAACCGTCATCTCTTGAAACACTAGATCCGGATCAAGTTGATGATTCTGTTGGGGGAGAGATTCTTCGTAACAGTAATGAGGGACTTTATGTTTTGGATGGTAATAACAAGTTGAAGTTGGCAGGGGCATCGAATGTTACAGTATCTAAAGATGAAAAGACATATACCTTTACCTTAAGAAAAAATGCTAAATGGAGTAATGGTAAAGCAGTTGTTGCTGCGGATTATGTTTATGGTTGGCGCAGAATGGTAACGCCAGCAACGGCTGCACCAAACGCTTACCTTTTTGATGGTATCCAAAATGCTGAAGATATTATGAATAGTAAAAAATCACCTGATACATTGGGCGTTAAGGCTGTAGGAAAATACAAGTTAGTAGTGACATTAGATAAGACAATTCCATATTTCAAAAAATTACTTGTGATTGCAAGTTTTAATCCTTTAAACGAAAATGCAGTTAATAAATATGGGAAAAAATATGGAACCTCTTCAAAATACACATTGTATAATGGCCCCTTTGTTGTTAAGGGCTGGACAGGCACAAATGATAAGTGGAATCTACAGAAGAACAATTATTATTGGGACAAGAATCAAGTTAAGTTAGCAAAAATAAATTTCCAAGTAACAAAGAGTACAACCACGTCATATAATCTATATCAAAGTGGTAAATTAGATGAGACGCTTTTGAGTAGCGAACAAGCTCGTCAATTGAAAAACAATAAAGAGTTTAAGTCATTAGAACAAGCAAGAACGACGTATGTTGATTACAATACAACTAGGAAAGCCTTAAAAAATAAGAATATCCGCAAAGCATTGTCCTATGCTGTAAATCGTAAACAGCTTGTTAAAAAAGTTTTAGGTGATGGTTCTGTTGTATCAAAGAATTTTGTTCCAGAAGGGTTAACGAGTTATAAAGGAAAAGATTTTGCCAAAGATGCTCAAGTAAAAGAAGCATCAGAACATAGTAAAACACTAGCTAAGAAGTATTGGAAAAAGGGTTTAAAAGAACTGGGCGTTAAGAAACTGACATTAACATTTCTTAGTGACGATGATGATACGAGCAAGAATACAGGCGAATTTTTACAGAGCCAATATGAGACTACGTTGCCAGGGTTAACTGTCAATCTCTCAGATATGCCAAAGAAAAATAGAATAACTAAGATGATGAATCAAGACTTTGATCTTGTATTAACAGGTTGGGGTGCAGAATTTACTGACCCGTTGACATACTTAAACTTAATGACAAGTGATAATGTTTATAACTTCGGTAAATGGAATAATAGTGATTACGATAAGTATGTTTCAAGCGCTAAGAATGATAATGCAAGTGATGCAGCTGGCAGATGGAAAGCAATGACCAATGCTACGAACGTTCTTGACGAGGAACAACCACTTGCTTTATTATATCAACCAACGTCTGCACTTTTGTTAAAGTCAAATGTTAAGGGAGTTAAGTACAATTCAGTTGGTGGATTTGTCTGGAAGAATGCATATATAAAATAA
- a CDS encoding methylated-DNA--[protein]-cysteine S-methyltransferase produces MKLFVNYIDTPIGKMISISDDRYLYLLQFTDSKKLSLRIQQVRALYKADLVEKSTGTFLTLKKQLTAYFQKEITTFSIPLFLNGTPFQKQVWDILQTTHSGELLTYKKIAELLGSSGKSQAVGNANGANKIAIIIPCHRVINANGSLGGYAGGVERKRFLLGLESNNITLF; encoded by the coding sequence ATGAAATTATTCGTTAATTACATAGATACCCCCATTGGTAAAATGATCAGCATTAGTGATGATCGTTACCTCTATTTATTGCAATTCACCGATTCAAAAAAACTTTCATTGAGGATTCAGCAAGTTCGTGCATTGTATAAAGCTGACTTGGTTGAAAAAAGTACCGGCACCTTTCTCACCTTAAAAAAGCAGCTTACTGCTTACTTTCAAAAAGAAATAACGACCTTTTCTATCCCTTTATTTCTTAATGGTACTCCCTTTCAAAAACAGGTCTGGGATATCTTACAAACCACTCATTCCGGTGAATTACTTACTTACAAAAAAATTGCAGAACTGCTTGGTAGTTCTGGTAAATCTCAGGCGGTTGGGAATGCCAATGGCGCAAATAAAATTGCAATCATCATTCCTTGTCATCGTGTAATAAATGCTAATGGTTCACTTGGTGGCTACGCTGGTGGAGTGGAACGAAAAAGATTTCTTCTTGGACTTGAGAGTAATAATATCACTCTGTTTTAA
- a CDS encoding DUF4828 domain-containing protein, with translation MSHKHYATSGFDLRSRFNPLTLFKKKSATNYLTNFYVGKWSFTDDLSGKCHILEVSSTLNILIDGRKLPGKIIKLNDKELTFLDKYGFQLRLDATEKHPVSLFDEADNHVYPIIKVDD, from the coding sequence ATGAGTCACAAACACTATGCTACTTCAGGATTCGACCTGCGCAGCCGTTTCAACCCTCTCACTTTATTTAAAAAGAAATCAGCCACAAATTATTTGACTAATTTCTATGTGGGAAAATGGTCATTTACTGACGATCTCAGTGGAAAATGCCACATACTTGAGGTTAGTTCCACCCTGAACATACTCATTGATGGTCGTAAACTGCCTGGAAAAATAATAAAATTAAATGACAAGGAATTAACTTTTCTTGACAAATATGGTTTTCAGTTACGCCTTGATGCTACCGAGAAACACCCTGTAAGTTTATTTGATGAAGCTGATAACCATGTCTACCCAATCATAAAAGTTGATGATTAG
- a CDS encoding Gfo/Idh/MocA family protein — protein sequence MLKLGVIGTGGITKQFIEATQENGSWKLTSVFSRSLEKAEQFGHEFSKNVRGYRDLHQFFSEGDFDVVYIASPNSLHFEQSRQAILAGKHVIVEKPACSNPSEMKVLQRLLRRYNNVYYFEAARHFHEPNFLKIKETIKQMDVIQGATLTYMKYSSKYDDFLTGNEPNVFSLNFSGGALQDLGVYLIYDAVSWFGIPNSVSYKATKLRNGIDGKGVALLNYQDFTVTLNVGKTANSYLPSEVYGLKETLVMDNAADLTDIQLINGSEKQNLTQKSAVNPMTAEVAAFTSILQKPLSLDNKQKMEDWLAVSVQVNRVIYDLRLSEKIVFRADKEFR from the coding sequence ATGCTGAAGTTAGGTGTTATCGGTACAGGAGGGATTACAAAACAGTTCATTGAAGCGACACAAGAAAATGGTTCTTGGAAACTGACGAGTGTCTTTTCACGTTCTCTTGAAAAGGCAGAACAATTTGGACATGAGTTTTCAAAAAATGTTAGGGGATATCGAGATCTACACCAATTTTTTTCCGAAGGAGATTTTGATGTTGTTTATATTGCATCTCCCAATAGCTTACATTTTGAGCAAAGTAGACAGGCGATTTTAGCAGGAAAACATGTGATTGTTGAGAAGCCAGCTTGTTCAAATCCTTCTGAGATGAAAGTCTTACAAAGGTTGTTACGTAGATATAATAATGTTTATTACTTTGAAGCAGCAAGACATTTTCATGAGCCTAATTTTTTAAAGATCAAAGAAACAATTAAACAAATGGATGTTATCCAAGGTGCCACACTAACTTATATGAAGTATTCCTCAAAATATGACGATTTTCTTACAGGCAATGAACCGAATGTTTTTTCACTGAATTTTTCAGGTGGTGCATTACAAGACCTAGGAGTTTACCTTATATATGATGCTGTTAGTTGGTTTGGAATTCCCAACAGTGTAAGCTACAAAGCAACCAAATTGCGCAATGGAATTGATGGCAAAGGAGTTGCATTGTTGAATTATCAAGATTTTACTGTGACTTTGAATGTAGGTAAGACTGCCAATTCGTATTTGCCCAGTGAGGTTTACGGTCTTAAAGAAACGCTTGTCATGGATAACGCAGCAGATCTTACCGATATTCAACTAATTAATGGATCTGAAAAACAAAATTTGACACAAAAAAGTGCTGTGAATCCGATGACAGCTGAGGTTGCGGCTTTTACAAGTATTTTACAGAAGCCGTTATCACTGGATAATAAGCAAAAAATGGAAGATTGGTTAGCCGTTAGTGTACAAGTTAATCGAGTGATATATGACCTAAGATTAAGTGAAAAAATTGTTTTTAGGGCAGACAAAGAATTTAGATAG
- a CDS encoding DEAD/DEAH box helicase, producing the protein MNSIFENNFKEHGFTKQTLIQEQVYEPLKEGKSVLGLAPTGSGKTLAYLLPLFERIDKAQGVQLVIVAPSQELAAQITEVARQWAKLVDLKVLSLIGGANVKRQIEKLKKSPEIVIGTPGRMLELTESKKLKLHNAKAFVFDEADDLLTEQTLVACRSLLSHAPGIIQLAFFSATKSDMFDKLHQWFGTEVEVFDVRADDQTQGKVEHFLVETPVRKRIDTLRKLSNLEGFSALVFFKKVTEIENAADKLNYLGVKVAVLEGQQRQVEREKALRQLRKGEISLLLTTDVAARGLDIEELPAVINYDLPKDSNTYIHRVGRTGRMGASGTVINLGNEHDLRNFRQLVQSEKYELHFGAVYRGSLLRIEELPEDVKEGQPAKSQVETVPRKKKKIAAPVVTEKKRHKKRKRDQLNKGKRRKKEDL; encoded by the coding sequence ATGAATTCAATATTTGAAAATAATTTTAAAGAACACGGATTTACGAAACAAACACTGATTCAAGAACAGGTGTATGAACCGTTAAAAGAAGGAAAAAGTGTGTTAGGACTTGCACCAACAGGATCCGGTAAAACCTTGGCCTATTTATTACCTCTTTTTGAAAGAATTGATAAGGCACAAGGAGTCCAGTTGGTAATAGTTGCACCATCGCAGGAATTAGCTGCACAAATTACCGAAGTGGCACGACAATGGGCTAAACTAGTAGACTTAAAAGTCCTTTCATTAATTGGCGGTGCGAATGTAAAGCGGCAAATTGAGAAGTTGAAGAAGTCACCTGAAATTGTAATTGGAACACCAGGTAGAATGCTTGAATTAACTGAAAGTAAGAAGTTGAAGCTGCATAATGCTAAGGCGTTTGTTTTTGACGAAGCAGATGACTTATTAACCGAACAAACTTTAGTTGCATGTCGTTCATTATTGAGTCATGCTCCTGGAATTATTCAACTTGCCTTTTTCTCGGCCACTAAGTCGGATATGTTTGATAAATTACATCAATGGTTTGGAACTGAGGTTGAAGTTTTTGATGTTAGAGCAGATGATCAAACTCAAGGAAAAGTAGAACATTTCTTGGTAGAAACACCTGTTAGGAAACGAATTGATACTTTGCGTAAACTTTCAAACCTTGAAGGATTCAGTGCTCTCGTATTCTTCAAAAAAGTTACCGAAATTGAAAATGCGGCAGATAAACTCAACTACTTGGGTGTTAAAGTGGCAGTGTTGGAAGGACAACAGCGCCAGGTAGAACGTGAAAAAGCTTTACGCCAACTACGTAAAGGAGAGATTAGTCTCTTGTTAACGACAGATGTTGCAGCCCGTGGGCTTGACATTGAAGAACTTCCTGCAGTTATTAATTATGATTTACCGAAAGATAGCAATACTTACATTCACCGTGTTGGGCGAACAGGTAGAATGGGTGCAAGTGGAACTGTAATCAATCTGGGTAATGAACATGATTTGCGGAATTTTCGTCAATTAGTGCAATCTGAAAAATATGAATTGCACTTTGGAGCTGTTTATCGTGGAAGTTTGTTGCGGATAGAAGAATTACCAGAAGATGTGAAAGAAGGTCAACCGGCTAAATCACAAGTTGAGACTGTGCCCCGTAAGAAGAAAAAAATAGCAGCACCTGTTGTAACAGAGAAAAAAAGACATAAAAAAAGAAAGAGGGATCAATTGAATAAAGGAAAAAGACGTAAGAAAGAAGATTTATAA
- a CDS encoding nucleoside 2-deoxyribosyltransferase has protein sequence MTKTVYFGAGWFTPAQKKSYKIAMESLKINISVDLEHSYVPLEHQYKNIRVDEHPEYLHDKEWAIATFNGDIVGIKSSDVALFTYLPLQEDIGCGVELGYAKAINKFIVVAIPDEEWGKPINLMSFGAADIFIKLSDLKKYDFTKPSFNYYEGAVY, from the coding sequence ATGACAAAAACAGTATACTTTGGAGCTGGTTGGTTTACTCCTGCACAAAAAAAGTCCTATAAAATAGCAATGGAATCTTTGAAAATTAATATAAGTGTTGATTTGGAGCATTCATATGTTCCATTAGAGCATCAATATAAAAATATTCGTGTAGATGAACATCCTGAATATCTTCATGATAAAGAATGGGCGATAGCAACATTCAACGGCGACATAGTGGGAATAAAAAGTTCAGATGTAGCATTATTTACATATCTCCCACTCCAAGAAGATATTGGTTGTGGGGTTGAATTAGGATATGCGAAGGCTATCAATAAATTTATTGTAGTTGCAATCCCAGATGAAGAGTGGGGTAAACCAATTAATCTTATGTCATTTGGTGCGGCCGATATTTTTATCAAGTTAAGTGATCTAAAAAAATATGATTTTACAAAACCATCATTTAATTATTATGAGGGTGCAGTTTATTGA
- a CDS encoding aminopeptidase, translated as MTIKNFKNNLQKYAELIIKVGVNIQINQIAVLYISVNQQEFAHLLVKEAYKAGASEVIVKWNDTFIQREFLENTTDNRLTNIPNYLGAEADYIVDNKAARISVISEDPSAYAGVNSNKIAAYQKAMGEKLQRVRQATQNNDLSWTVVAAADTAWAKAVFPNLSDTAATERLWEEIFKTTRINQKDPVKAWQQHDYNLHNKAAWLNEQQFTALHYLSPITDLTIGLPKNHHWEGASSLNTQGISFMANMPSEEVFSAADTTRINGYVSSTKPLSYGGKIIEKIKLIFKDGQVINAEAAHGLDSLQHLLETDEGARSLGEVALVPDASPISQSGITFFNTLFDENASNHLALGSAYPFSVIGGTKMSTTELKEAHLNISQTHVDFMVGSPDMNIDGIRSDGTRVPVFRNGNWAE; from the coding sequence ATGACAATAAAAAACTTTAAAAACAATCTTCAAAAATATGCAGAATTAATTATTAAAGTTGGTGTAAATATACAAATCAATCAAATTGCTGTTTTGTATATTTCAGTTAATCAACAAGAATTTGCCCACTTACTTGTCAAAGAAGCATACAAAGCTGGTGCAAGTGAAGTCATAGTCAAATGGAACGATACTTTTATTCAACGTGAATTCTTAGAGAACACAACTGATAACCGATTAACCAATATCCCGAACTATCTTGGTGCTGAAGCAGATTACATCGTTGATAACAAAGCTGCTCGAATTTCAGTAATTTCAGAAGATCCAAGTGCATATGCGGGCGTTAACTCCAACAAAATTGCGGCATATCAAAAGGCAATGGGAGAAAAATTGCAAAGGGTTAGACAAGCAACACAAAATAATGATTTAAGTTGGACAGTTGTTGCAGCAGCTGATACTGCATGGGCAAAAGCGGTATTCCCTAATCTTTCAGATACCGCTGCAACTGAACGCTTATGGGAAGAAATCTTTAAAACAACTCGGATAAACCAAAAAGATCCCGTTAAAGCTTGGCAACAACATGACTATAATCTTCATAACAAAGCAGCTTGGTTAAATGAACAACAATTCACTGCCTTGCACTACCTTTCTCCTATAACAGATTTAACAATTGGTTTACCAAAAAATCATCACTGGGAAGGTGCCAGCAGCCTTAATACGCAAGGAATTTCGTTTATGGCGAATATGCCTTCTGAAGAAGTCTTTAGTGCTGCTGATACAACTCGAATCAATGGCTATGTATCCTCAACAAAGCCTCTCAGTTATGGTGGTAAAATAATTGAAAAAATTAAACTAATATTCAAAGATGGTCAGGTTATCAATGCTGAAGCTGCACATGGCTTAGATTCATTGCAGCACTTGCTAGAAACTGATGAAGGTGCTCGTTCCCTAGGTGAAGTTGCATTAGTTCCAGATGCTTCCCCGATCTCACAATCAGGAATAACCTTTTTTAATACGCTTTTTGATGAAAATGCAAGCAACCATTTGGCTCTTGGATCAGCCTATCCGTTTTCAGTAATTGGTGGTACCAAGATGTCAACCACAGAGCTAAAAGAAGCACATCTCAATATTAGCCAAACTCATGTTGATTTCATGGTTGGCTCACCTGATATGAATATTGATGGTATTCGATCAGATGGTACCCGTGTTCCTGTATTTAGAAATGGTAATTGGGCTGAATAA